One genomic segment of Drosophila melanogaster chromosome 3L includes these proteins:
- the CG11345 gene encoding uncharacterized protein has translation MKVLMLAVCSLALVAADVSHLFGHDHHDHHDHPGYNYDPPSIPFELPTPAPAYLPPEPVTVREAPVTVPPPVYLPPATVKPEIPVVRTPKPAYLPPPPPVIKVNPPKPAYLPPPPPVVKVNPPKPAYLPPPPPVVKVNPPKPSYLPPPPPVVKVNPPKPAYVPPPPPAVKVNPPKPAYLPPAPVVEQPRYVAPAVVPAFKIPIPSYAAPLEEPVNTYLPPQEIVESHDDGYHYDAPSQPFLF, from the exons ATG AAAGTCCTTATGCTGGCTGTTTGCAGCTTGGCTCTGGTAGCCGCTGATGTCTCGCATTTGTTCGGTCATGACCACCATGATCACCATGACCATCCTGGCTACAACTATGACCCACCAAGCATCCCCTTTGAACTGCCCACTCCGGCTCCGGCTTATCTGCCTCCAGAACCAGTGACCGTTCGTGAGGCTCCTGTGACCGTGCCTCCTCCAGTTTATTTGCCACCAGCGACCGTGAAACCTGAGATCCCGGTTGTCAGGACCCCCAAGCCCGCCTATCTGCCTCCTCCACCACCAGTGATTAAGGTCAACCCACCCAAGCCCGCCTATCTGCCTCCTCCGCCACCAGTTGTCAAGGTCAATCCACCCAAGCCTGCCTATCTGCCTCCTCCGCCACCAGTTGTGAAGGTCAACCCACCCAAGCCCTCCTACCTGCCTCCTCCACCACCGGTTGTTAAGGTCAACCCACCCAAGCCTGCCTATGTGCCACCTCCACCACCGGCTGTCAAGGTCAACCCACCCAAGCCCGCTTATCTGCCACCTGCACCTGTGGTGGAGCAGCCCCGTTACGTCGCACCAGCTGTAGTGCCCGCCTTCAAGATCCCGATCCCTTCATACGCCGCACCTCTGGAGGAACCCGTAAACACCTATCTGCCACCCCAGGAGATCGTGGAGTCCCATGATGATGGATACCACTACGATGCGCCATCTCAGCCGTTCCTCTTCTAA
- the CG15024 gene encoding uncharacterized protein gives MRFLVFSFMLMAICLAARADVSQLVRSGNGFVYDVPKVTELELEVNNEFPTGEEFPQDAIPVAPSDAELGQAEDLEEPVEPTTAGTTASKKIHGYKYQVPSRRFKS, from the exons ATG CGCTTTTTGGTATTCAGTTTCATGCTTATGGCAATTTGTCTGGCCGCCCGAGCAGATGTCTCCCAGTTGGTGAGATCTGGCAATGGATTTGTTTACGATGTACCCAAAGTCACGGAACTAGAGCTGGAGGTGAACAACGAGTTTCCTACGGGCGAGGAATTCCCCCAGGATGCCATCCCAGTGGCTCCCTCCGATGCGGAACTCGGCCAGGCTGAAGATCTGGAGGAACCAGTAGAACCAACAACAGCCGGCACAACTGCCTCCAAGAAAATCCATGGATACAAATACCAGGTGCCCAGTCGGCGCTTTAAGAGCTAA
- the CG15023 gene encoding uncharacterized protein, isoform C: MLFILATCLLAFAAGDVSHLPLELLEEHHEHGYGYDYPKPEIPFVITSTTEPPPPPPTYLPPKPVPTYLPPPPPTTTTTTTTTPAPTPAPTYLPPPPPTTTTTTTTPAPTPAPTYLPPPPPPPRTTTTTTTTTTTTPAPTPVPTYLPPPPPQPEPGYHYDVPAQEFTF, from the exons ATG CTATTCATTTTGGCTACCTGTCTGCTGGCTTTTGCAGCCGGTGATGTTTCGCATTTGCCGCTGGAACTCCTGGAGGAGCATCATGAGCATGGCTATGGCTATGACTACCCCAAGCCGGAGATACCATTTGTGATTACCTCGACGACGGagccaccaccgccaccaccgaCTTATCTGCCACCCAAACCAGTACCCACTTACCTACCTCCTCCTCCGCCCACAACCACAACTACCACCACAACCACTCCGGCTCCTACTCCCGCTCCTACCTACCTTCCTCCCCCTCCACCTACTACCACTACCACGACAACCACTCCCGCTCCCACTCCTGCTCCCACTTACCTTCCTCCCCCACCTCCACCACCGCGTaccactaccaccaccaccactacaACCACAACGACACCTGCACCCACGCCAGTGCCCACGTACCTTCCACCCCCACCACCACAACCGGAACCGGGTTACCACTACGATGTGCCCGCCCAAGAGTTCACCTTCTGA
- the CG15022 gene encoding uncharacterized protein, whose amino-acid sequence MKPMLILLALAGFAICIRADVSHLYGGGYHDHGHDHHHHHDHDHDHDHHHYDVHSHHHSPSSHDHHDLHIDLHYQPDHHHHHHQEAKFDIPSGYSYGPPEKPRQKYLPPKVSLPPPPPPPPKATYLPPSKPEVKYLPPEPVAKYLPPKVAPSLPPPPPPPVVAPKPTYLPPSPPESKYLPPPTPEVKYLPPAPVARYLPPKVAPSLPPPPPPPPVAPKKLYLPPAEPETKYLPPSEPVEKYLPPKPEQKYLPPQPEVDFHIPIPSYALPLGPAPSPIHDAEPGYHYKPPLRRFRH is encoded by the exons ATG AAACCCATGCTGATCCTTTTGGCTCTGGCAGGCTTTGCCATCTGTATTCGGGCAGACGTGTCCCACCTGTACGGAGGAGGTTACCACGATCACGGCCATgatcaccatcaccaccatgATCACGATCACGATCATGATCACCACCACTATGATGTCCATTCCCACCACCATTCTCCCTCGTCACACGATCATCATGATCTGCACATTGATCTGCACTATCAGCCGgatcaccaccatcatcatcatcaagaGGCCAAGTTCGATATCCCTAGCGGATATAGCTATGGACCTCCAGAGAAACCTCGCCAGAAGTACCTGCCGCCCAAGGTTTCCctgccaccgccaccacctccaccgccCAAGGCAACTTATCTGCCTCCCTCAAAGCCTGAAGTGAAGTACCTGCCCCCCGAACCGGTGGCCAAGTATCTGCCACCCAAGGTCGCTCCCAGCCTgcctcctccaccaccacctccagTTGTGGCGCCCAAGCCCACATATCTGCCTCCCAGTCCGCCAGAGTCCAAGTACCTTCCTCCTCCGACGCCCGAGGTGAAGTATCTGCCACCTGCTCCAGTGGCAAGGTATCTGCCACCCAAGGTTGCACCCAGTctgccaccaccacctccacccCCACCAGTGGCTCCCAAGAAGCTGTATCTTCCTCCTGCCGAGCCGGAGACTAAGTACCTGCCACCTTCCGAGCCCGTCGAGAAGTATCTGCCTCCTAAGCCCGAACAAAAATATCTGCCACCCCAGCCTGAGGTAGATTTCCACATACCGATTCCATCCTATGCACTGCCCTTGGGCCCTGCACCAAGTCCAATCCACGACGCCGAGCCTGGTTACCACTACAAGCCTCCACTTCGCCGTTTCAGGCATTAG
- the CG15023 gene encoding uncharacterized protein, isoform D → MKLFILATCLLAFAAGDVSHLPLELLEEHHEHGYGYDYPKPEIPFVITSTTEPPPPPPTYLPPKPVPTYLPPPPPTTTTTTTTTPAPTPAPTYLPPPPPTTTTTTTTPAPTPAPTYLPPPPPPPRTTTTTTTTTTTTPAPTPVPTYLPPPPPQPEPGYHYDVPAQEFTF, encoded by the exons ATG AAGCTATTCATTTTGGCTACCTGTCTGCTGGCTTTTGCAGCCGGTGATGTTTCGCATTTGCCGCTGGAACTCCTGGAGGAGCATCATGAGCATGGCTATGGCTATGACTACCCCAAGCCGGAGATACCATTTGTGATTACCTCGACGACGGagccaccaccgccaccaccgaCTTATCTGCCACCCAAACCAGTACCCACTTACCTACCTCCTCCTCCGCCCACAACCACAACTACCACCACAACCACTCCGGCTCCTACTCCCGCTCCTACCTACCTTCCTCCCCCTCCACCTACTACCACTACCACGACAACCACTCCCGCTCCCACTCCTGCTCCCACTTACCTTCCTCCCCCACCTCCACCACCGCGTaccactaccaccaccaccactacaACCACAACGACACCTGCACCCACGCCAGTGCCCACGTACCTTCCACCCCCACCACCACAACCGGAACCGGGTTACCACTACGATGTGCCCGCCCAAGAGTTCACCTTCTGA